In a single window of the Streptomyces sp. V2I9 genome:
- a CDS encoding type I polyketide synthase has protein sequence MADNQKYLDYLRRLTADLRQTRRQLREVEARGSEPVAIVGMGCRYPGDVHSPEDLWHLVSEGRDGISGFPLDRGWDTVVYDDDPDAAGTTYVREGGFLHDAGDFDADLFNVSPHEALAMDPQQRLMLETSWEALERAGIDPLSLRGTRTGVFIGSSSSAYGSGLRALPQGVEGHLLTGGAPSVVSGRVAYALGLEGLAVTVDTACSSSLVATHLAVQALRNGECDTALAGGVTVMVSPGIFTEFSRQRGLAADGRCKPFSADADGTGWAEGAGVLVLRRLSDARRRGDRVLAVIKGSAVNQDGASNGLTAPNGPSQERVIRAALENAQLAAADIDAVEAHGTGTTLGDPIEAQALLNAYGQDRPADKPLWLGSIKSNIGHAQAASGVAGLIKMVMALRAEELPPTLHATDPTPHVDWSRGHVRLLTAPTAWPQDPERPRHAGVSSFSISGTNAHLVLESADATAAPTEDEDEDEYKAGAGDTDAPARGIADTTVLPWILSARTPEALRGQAERLAEVADDHDPAGVARTLAVSRALLEHRAVVLGPDRAGALRALAQGVPHPDAVLGTARSAEPPVFVFPGQGSQWVGMAGELLEREPVFAGAMAECGRALEPFTDFSLLEVVRGEGAELERVEVVQPVLWAVMVSLARLWASVGVVPAAVVGHSQGEIAAAVVAGGLSLEDGARVVALRARAIAGELSGLGGMVSLAVPVARARELVARWAGLSVAAVNGPGSTVVSGDAGAVEELLAYCVEEGVRARRVPVDYASHCVQVERVRERLLEDLGPVVPVSSSVPFYSTVSGLREDTAGLDARYWFDNLRNTVRFEDVTRTLLTEGRTLFLEISPHPVLAVGVQESMEAAGRTGAVLGTLRRGEGGPRRWATALAEAHTHGAPVDWTRVLPQADPVDLPTYAFQHTHYWMTEPPGAVPDTSGTTDTDPAETDFWEAVDRLDYEQVSDTLRLDSGDGLETVLPALAVWRRDRAEHSTVNSWRYRVAWQPADRAPAAALDGRWLLLHTGNVDPGHAERCARALRQAGAEPVDVTVPDDSLDRWGLSELLRQAAEGAEPVTGVLSLLADDRRAHPEDGAVSVGLGATLTAVQALADAEVTAPLWCVTTGAVSTNRADRILDPAAARLWGLGRVAALEHPERWGGLIDLPAEPEPRATARLAAVLTAAEDQVAVRAEGVYVRRLLHAPAADPLPARAAPEAVLITGGTGALGAETARMLARRGTRKLVLSSRRGPDAPGAAELVAELAALGATAVVLACDAADRDALAALLAEHPVTGVVHAAGTDPALPLDSTSVPVLAEGLRAKAAGAEHLDALLPDAELFVLFSSIAGVWGSGGQAAYAAANAHLDALAAARRAAGRTGTAVAWGSWDQIGMAARGGADEYLKRRGLRPMPPGLCVTALEHAIDTDATCVVVADIDWARFTPAFTSRRPSPLLSALPEAAEALAGEPAAEDGTAAVRTLLAGLPQSEWSRTVLDLVRRETAAVLGYSEPVDADRPFKDLGVDSLSAVTVRNRVAAALDLRLPTTLVFDHPTPSDVTRHVLSLVSGDDRRTATTAEASDEPLAIVGMACRYPGGASSPEELWRLVTEGIDAVGGFPSDRGWPTDDGTGPGDPYTRVGGFVHSATSFDAGLFGISPREAMAMDPQQRLLLETSWELFERAGLGPHAVRSTPTGVFIGASPSGYGVGIAVPGSEGHLLTGMSGSVLSGRVAYAFGLEGPTLTVDTACSSSLVALHLAAQSLRDGECTMAVVGGVAVMTSPGIFSEFARQDGLASDGRCRAFSADADGTGWGEGVGLLLVERLSEAQRNGHEVLAVVRGSAVNSDGASNGLTAPNGPSQQRVIRAALASAGVEPHEVDLVEAHGTGTRLGDPIEAQALLAAYGQDRPAEQPLWLGSLKSNIGHTQAAAGVGGIIKTVMALRHGVLPRTLHVSEPTPEVDWTAGSVELLTSARPWPELDRPRRAGVSAFGISGTNAHVVLEHAPAPARPETPAPRTAPPLIPWALSARTSRALREQAARLAERVTHDDSLHPLDVAVSLADGRAHLEHRAVAVGHDREALLAALSDLADAGHLTVRDVAESGRLALLFSGQGSQRLGMGRELYEAYGVFADAFDAVCARVDLERPLRDVVFGDDAGLLGRTVYTQAGLFALEVALFRLLESWGVTPDVLVGHSIGELAAAHVAGVLSLDDACTLVSARGRLMDALPEGGAMLAVETAEEDLVLPDGVDLAAVNGPTSVTVSGDAAAVAVLEERLRGEGVRVKRLAVSHAFHSHLMEPMLAEFATVAESLTYHTPQIPILTTAPGDPATPAYWVGQIREPVRFADALAQLTGVRTALELGPAGVLCALAQEQVDSLVAAPALRPEQDEAETVLRMIARAHTRGTEIDWPAVTGAGDRVDLPTYPFQRTRFWPDLPAPDTTVTPPPAASPAESRFWAAVDEGDVASLAATAGLDPAALEPLLPALSAWHSDAREHEAVGAWRYRIAWTPLEEPALVSCAGRWLLVAPDAAAATADACRAALTERQGEVDLLVVDPAHTDAEEFADLLRDYVVPGEQLRGVVSLLALDETPHPDHPVITAGLAGTLCLLHAALDVEPGPLWTLTAGAVGADADEAPASPAQAAVWGLGRVAALEHPRHWGGLVDLPADGLGHDTRLAARLAATLTRTDDEDQVAVRATAALGRRLRHADPVPPRPGTGWTPNGTVLVTGGTGAIGGHVARWLATEGAEHLVLMSRRGPDAPGARELTGELTALGSRVTLVACDLQDRDDVGRALGALAADGTTVRTVMHTAGLGVLAPLADTGVADLAHLIGGKVAGARHLDELLDPTALDAVVHFSSISAMWGVGQHGGYAAGNAYLDALAQQRSREGAPVLSVAWGPWDGGGMVDQAAVEPMLRRGITLLQPGPAMIALRQALDAREPSTATAEVDWERFAPSFTALRPSPLLAELPEVQALRPAGAAAAPDTAEDGFRARLAGLSPVERERAALELVRTHAAVALGHTRAEDIEPDRTFRDLGADSLTAVALRDGLATASGLTLPATLVFDQPTPVALAEHLLDLLMPRDAVDDLPSTDELDRLEAALARRSGDDLDRVRIVMRLESLLAATRNGTGTASADSAALADRLGHATDDELFDLVERDLGLK, from the coding sequence GTGGCCGACAATCAGAAGTATCTCGACTACCTCAGGCGCCTCACCGCGGATCTGCGGCAGACCCGGCGCCAGCTGCGGGAGGTCGAGGCGCGCGGGAGCGAACCCGTGGCGATCGTCGGCATGGGCTGCCGCTACCCCGGCGACGTGCACTCCCCGGAGGACCTCTGGCACCTGGTCTCCGAGGGCCGGGACGGCATCTCCGGATTCCCCCTCGACCGCGGCTGGGACACCGTCGTGTACGACGACGACCCCGACGCCGCCGGCACCACCTACGTGCGCGAGGGCGGATTCCTCCACGACGCGGGCGACTTCGACGCCGACCTGTTCAACGTCTCGCCCCACGAGGCGCTCGCCATGGACCCCCAGCAGCGGCTGATGCTGGAGACCTCCTGGGAGGCCCTGGAACGCGCCGGCATCGACCCGCTGTCCCTGCGCGGAACCCGCACCGGCGTCTTCATCGGCTCCTCGTCGTCCGCCTACGGCAGCGGTCTGCGCGCCCTCCCGCAGGGCGTCGAGGGCCATCTGCTCACCGGCGGCGCGCCCAGCGTCGTCTCCGGCCGCGTCGCCTACGCCCTGGGCCTCGAAGGGCTCGCCGTCACCGTGGACACGGCCTGCTCGTCGTCGCTGGTCGCCACCCACCTCGCCGTGCAGGCGCTGCGCAACGGCGAGTGCGACACGGCGCTCGCGGGCGGTGTCACCGTCATGGTCAGCCCGGGCATCTTCACCGAGTTCAGCAGACAACGAGGGCTCGCGGCCGACGGCCGCTGCAAGCCGTTCTCCGCGGACGCCGACGGCACCGGCTGGGCCGAGGGCGCCGGCGTCCTCGTGCTGCGCCGCCTCTCGGACGCCCGCCGCCGCGGCGACCGGGTGCTCGCCGTGATCAAGGGGTCCGCGGTCAACCAGGACGGCGCGTCCAACGGCCTGACCGCACCGAACGGCCCCTCCCAGGAACGCGTCATCCGCGCCGCGCTGGAGAACGCCCAGCTCGCCGCCGCCGACATCGACGCGGTGGAGGCGCACGGCACCGGCACCACCCTGGGCGACCCGATCGAGGCACAGGCGCTGCTCAACGCCTACGGGCAGGACCGGCCCGCCGACAAGCCGCTGTGGCTGGGGTCGATCAAGTCCAACATCGGGCACGCCCAGGCCGCGTCCGGTGTCGCCGGCCTCATCAAGATGGTGATGGCCCTGCGCGCCGAGGAGCTGCCCCCCACCCTCCACGCCACCGACCCCACCCCGCATGTCGACTGGTCCCGGGGCCACGTCCGGCTGCTGACCGCCCCGACCGCCTGGCCGCAGGACCCCGAGCGCCCTCGCCACGCGGGCGTCTCCTCCTTCAGCATCAGCGGAACCAACGCTCACCTCGTCCTGGAGAGCGCCGACGCCACGGCCGCACCCACCGAGGACGAGGACGAGGACGAATACAAGGCAGGGGCCGGGGACACCGACGCGCCCGCGCGGGGCATCGCCGACACCACGGTGCTGCCCTGGATCCTGTCCGCCCGCACCCCCGAGGCGCTGCGCGGACAGGCCGAACGGCTGGCCGAGGTCGCCGACGACCACGACCCGGCGGGCGTCGCCCGCACCCTGGCGGTCTCCCGCGCGCTGTTGGAACACCGGGCGGTGGTGCTGGGGCCGGATCGCGCCGGAGCGCTGCGGGCGCTGGCGCAAGGCGTTCCGCATCCGGACGCGGTGCTCGGCACCGCCCGTTCCGCCGAGCCCCCGGTCTTCGTCTTTCCCGGTCAGGGTTCGCAGTGGGTGGGGATGGCGGGGGAGTTGTTGGAGCGGGAGCCGGTGTTCGCCGGGGCGATGGCGGAGTGTGGGCGGGCGTTGGAGCCGTTCACGGATTTCTCCCTGTTGGAGGTGGTGCGGGGGGAGGGTGCGGAGCTGGAGCGGGTGGAGGTGGTCCAGCCGGTGTTGTGGGCGGTGATGGTGTCTTTGGCGCGGTTGTGGGCGTCGGTGGGTGTGGTGCCGGCGGCGGTGGTGGGTCATTCGCAGGGGGAGATCGCTGCGGCGGTGGTGGCGGGTGGTCTGTCGTTGGAGGACGGGGCGCGGGTGGTGGCGCTGCGGGCTCGTGCGATCGCGGGGGAGTTGTCGGGGCTGGGGGGGATGGTGTCCCTGGCGGTTCCGGTGGCGCGGGCGCGGGAGTTGGTGGCGCGGTGGGCGGGGTTGTCGGTGGCGGCGGTGAACGGGCCGGGTTCCACGGTGGTGTCCGGTGATGCGGGTGCGGTGGAGGAGTTGCTCGCGTACTGCGTGGAGGAGGGGGTCCGGGCGCGTCGTGTGCCGGTGGACTATGCCTCGCACTGTGTGCAGGTGGAGCGGGTCCGGGAGCGGTTGTTGGAGGATCTGGGTCCGGTGGTGCCGGTGTCCTCGTCGGTGCCGTTCTATTCGACGGTGAGTGGTCTGCGGGAGGACACGGCGGGGCTGGACGCGCGGTACTGGTTCGACAATCTGCGTAACACGGTGCGGTTCGAGGACGTCACCCGCACCCTGCTGACCGAGGGGCGCACCCTGTTCCTGGAGATCAGCCCCCACCCGGTGCTGGCTGTCGGAGTACAGGAAAGCATGGAGGCCGCAGGCCGTACCGGGGCGGTGCTGGGCACCCTGCGCCGCGGCGAGGGCGGCCCGCGGCGCTGGGCGACCGCGCTGGCCGAGGCCCACACACACGGAGCCCCCGTCGACTGGACACGGGTGCTGCCGCAGGCCGACCCCGTCGACCTGCCCACCTACGCCTTCCAGCACACCCACTACTGGATGACCGAACCGCCCGGGGCGGTACCCGACACGAGCGGCACCACGGACACCGACCCGGCCGAGACGGACTTCTGGGAAGCCGTCGACCGGCTCGACTACGAGCAGGTCTCCGACACCCTGCGCCTGGACTCCGGTGACGGCCTGGAAACCGTCCTGCCGGCCCTCGCGGTGTGGCGCCGGGACCGGGCAGAACACTCCACCGTGAACTCCTGGCGCTACCGCGTCGCCTGGCAGCCCGCCGACCGCGCCCCGGCCGCCGCCCTCGACGGACGCTGGCTCCTGCTGCACACCGGGAACGTCGACCCCGGCCACGCCGAACGCTGCGCCCGGGCACTGCGGCAGGCGGGCGCGGAACCGGTCGACGTCACCGTCCCCGACGACTCCCTCGACCGGTGGGGGCTCAGCGAACTCCTGCGCCAGGCCGCCGAAGGAGCCGAACCGGTCACCGGAGTCCTGTCGCTCCTCGCCGACGACCGCCGGGCACACCCCGAGGACGGGGCGGTCTCCGTCGGCCTCGGCGCGACCCTCACGGCCGTCCAGGCACTGGCCGACGCCGAGGTCACCGCCCCCCTGTGGTGCGTCACGACCGGCGCCGTCTCCACGAACCGCGCCGACCGGATCCTCGACCCCGCCGCCGCCCGCCTCTGGGGACTGGGCCGGGTGGCCGCGCTGGAACACCCCGAGCGGTGGGGAGGACTGATCGACCTGCCCGCCGAACCCGAGCCGCGGGCGACGGCCCGCCTCGCCGCCGTCCTCACCGCCGCCGAGGACCAGGTCGCCGTACGGGCCGAAGGCGTCTACGTGCGCCGCCTCCTCCACGCACCGGCCGCCGACCCCCTGCCCGCAAGAGCGGCGCCCGAGGCGGTGCTGATCACCGGTGGCACCGGTGCGCTGGGTGCCGAGACCGCCCGTATGCTCGCCCGCCGGGGCACCCGGAAACTGGTGCTGAGCAGCAGGAGAGGCCCCGACGCGCCCGGCGCCGCCGAACTGGTCGCCGAACTCGCCGCCCTGGGCGCCACCGCGGTCGTCCTCGCGTGCGATGCCGCCGACCGTGACGCCCTGGCCGCCCTGCTGGCCGAGCACCCGGTCACCGGAGTGGTGCACGCGGCCGGAACCGACCCGGCCCTGCCGCTCGACTCCACCTCCGTCCCCGTCCTGGCCGAGGGACTGCGGGCCAAGGCCGCCGGGGCCGAGCACCTCGACGCGCTCCTGCCCGACGCCGAACTGTTCGTGCTGTTCTCCTCGATCGCCGGAGTGTGGGGGAGCGGCGGCCAGGCCGCCTACGCCGCCGCCAACGCCCACCTCGACGCCCTCGCCGCGGCCCGCCGGGCGGCCGGCCGGACCGGCACCGCCGTGGCCTGGGGCTCCTGGGACCAGATCGGCATGGCCGCCAGGGGCGGCGCCGACGAGTACCTCAAGCGCCGCGGCCTGCGCCCCATGCCGCCGGGGCTGTGCGTCACCGCGCTGGAGCACGCGATCGACACCGATGCCACCTGCGTGGTCGTCGCGGACATCGACTGGGCACGCTTCACCCCCGCCTTCACCAGCCGCCGGCCCAGCCCCCTCCTCTCGGCCCTGCCCGAGGCCGCCGAGGCCCTGGCCGGGGAACCGGCCGCCGAGGACGGAACCGCGGCCGTGCGGACCCTGCTGGCCGGACTGCCGCAGTCGGAGTGGTCCCGCACCGTACTCGACCTGGTCCGCCGGGAGACCGCGGCGGTCCTCGGCTACTCCGAACCGGTCGACGCCGACCGCCCGTTCAAGGACCTGGGCGTGGACTCCCTCAGCGCCGTGACCGTCCGCAACCGGGTGGCCGCCGCTCTCGACCTGCGCCTGCCCACGACGCTGGTCTTCGACCACCCGACCCCCTCCGACGTCACCCGCCACGTGCTGTCGCTGGTCAGCGGCGACGACCGGCGGACGGCCACGACGGCCGAGGCGTCCGACGAGCCCCTGGCGATCGTCGGCATGGCATGCCGCTACCCCGGCGGCGCCTCCTCGCCGGAGGAACTGTGGCGGCTGGTCACCGAGGGCATCGACGCGGTCGGCGGCTTCCCGTCCGACCGCGGATGGCCCACCGACGACGGCACGGGCCCCGGCGACCCCTACACCCGCGTCGGCGGCTTCGTCCACAGCGCCACCTCCTTCGACGCCGGCCTGTTCGGCATCTCGCCGCGCGAGGCCATGGCGATGGACCCGCAGCAGCGGCTGCTCCTGGAGACCTCCTGGGAACTGTTCGAGCGCGCCGGGCTGGGCCCGCACGCCGTGCGCTCGACGCCCACCGGCGTCTTCATCGGCGCCTCACCCTCCGGATACGGAGTGGGCATCGCCGTCCCCGGCTCCGAAGGGCACCTGCTCACCGGAATGTCGGGCAGCGTCCTGTCCGGCCGGGTGGCCTACGCCTTCGGGCTGGAGGGCCCGACACTGACCGTGGACACCGCCTGCTCCTCGTCCCTGGTCGCCCTGCACCTCGCCGCGCAGTCACTGCGCGACGGCGAGTGCACCATGGCCGTCGTCGGCGGTGTCGCGGTGATGACCAGTCCCGGAATCTTCTCCGAGTTCGCCCGCCAGGACGGCCTGGCGTCCGACGGCCGCTGCCGGGCGTTCTCCGCCGACGCGGACGGCACCGGCTGGGGCGAGGGGGTGGGGCTGCTGCTGGTGGAACGCCTCTCCGAAGCACAGCGCAACGGGCACGAGGTCCTGGCGGTGGTGCGCGGCTCCGCGGTCAACTCCGACGGCGCCTCCAACGGCCTGACGGCACCCAACGGCCCTTCCCAGCAGCGGGTGATCCGTGCCGCGCTGGCCTCGGCCGGCGTGGAGCCGCACGAAGTGGACCTGGTCGAGGCGCACGGCACCGGCACGAGGCTGGGCGACCCGATCGAGGCACAGGCACTGCTCGCCGCCTACGGCCAGGACCGGCCCGCCGAACAGCCCCTGTGGCTCGGGTCGCTGAAGTCCAACATCGGGCACACCCAGGCCGCTGCCGGGGTCGGCGGCATCATCAAGACGGTCATGGCCCTGCGGCACGGCGTGCTGCCCCGCACCCTGCACGTGTCCGAGCCCACCCCCGAGGTGGACTGGACGGCCGGCTCGGTGGAACTGCTCACCAGCGCCCGCCCGTGGCCGGAGCTGGACCGCCCCCGCCGCGCGGGGGTGTCCGCCTTCGGCATCAGCGGCACCAACGCCCACGTGGTGCTGGAGCACGCCCCCGCCCCGGCCCGCCCCGAAACCCCCGCACCCCGGACGGCCCCGCCCCTGATCCCGTGGGCGCTCTCCGCCCGCACCTCCCGGGCGCTGCGGGAGCAGGCCGCCCGGCTGGCCGAGCGGGTCACGCACGACGACAGCCTCCACCCCCTCGACGTGGCGGTCTCCCTCGCGGACGGCCGGGCCCACCTGGAACACCGGGCCGTGGCCGTAGGACACGACCGCGAGGCCCTGCTCGCCGCACTCTCCGACCTCGCCGACGCCGGCCACCTGACCGTCCGCGACGTCGCCGAATCCGGCCGCCTGGCCCTGCTGTTCTCCGGCCAGGGTTCGCAGCGGCTGGGCATGGGGCGGGAGTTGTACGAGGCGTACGGGGTGTTCGCGGACGCGTTCGACGCGGTCTGTGCCCGCGTGGACCTGGAACGGCCGTTGCGGGATGTGGTGTTCGGTGACGACGCCGGTCTGCTGGGGCGGACCGTCTACACGCAGGCGGGCCTGTTCGCCCTGGAAGTGGCCCTCTTCCGCCTGCTGGAGTCCTGGGGGGTCACCCCGGACGTGCTCGTGGGGCACTCGATCGGTGAACTCGCCGCCGCCCACGTGGCCGGGGTGCTCTCCCTGGACGACGCGTGCACCTTGGTGTCGGCGCGCGGGCGGTTGATGGACGCCCTGCCCGAGGGCGGTGCGATGCTCGCCGTGGAGACGGCCGAGGAGGACCTCGTACTTCCCGACGGGGTGGACCTCGCCGCCGTCAACGGCCCCACCTCGGTCACGGTCTCCGGCGACGCCGCGGCCGTCGCCGTCCTGGAGGAGCGGCTGCGCGGGGAGGGGGTCCGGGTCAAGCGGCTGGCGGTCTCCCACGCCTTCCACTCGCACCTGATGGAACCCATGCTGGCCGAATTCGCCACGGTCGCCGAGTCGTTGACGTACCACACCCCGCAGATCCCGATCCTCACCACCGCCCCCGGCGACCCGGCCACCCCCGCCTACTGGGTCGGCCAGATCCGTGAGCCGGTCCGCTTCGCCGATGCCCTCGCCCAGCTCACCGGAGTACGCACCGCACTGGAACTGGGCCCCGCCGGAGTGCTCTGCGCCCTCGCCCAGGAGCAGGTCGACAGCCTGGTGGCCGCCCCCGCGCTGCGCCCGGAGCAGGACGAGGCGGAGACAGTGCTCCGCATGATCGCCCGCGCCCACACACGGGGGACCGAGATCGACTGGCCCGCGGTGACGGGCGCGGGCGACCGCGTCGACCTGCCCACCTACCCCTTCCAGCGCACCCGCTTCTGGCCCGACCTCCCGGCCCCCGACACCACCGTGACCCCGCCGCCCGCCGCCTCACCGGCGGAGTCCCGCTTCTGGGCGGCCGTCGACGAGGGCGACGTCGCGTCCCTGGCCGCCACCGCCGGCCTCGACCCGGCGGCGCTGGAGCCGCTGCTGCCGGCCCTGTCGGCCTGGCACAGCGACGCCCGCGAGCACGAAGCCGTCGGCGCCTGGCGGTACCGGATCGCCTGGACGCCCCTGGAGGAGCCGGCCCTGGTGTCCTGCGCCGGGCGGTGGCTCCTGGTCGCCCCCGACGCCGCCGCCGCGACGGCCGACGCCTGCCGCGCGGCGCTCACCGAACGGCAGGGCGAGGTCGACCTCCTCGTCGTCGACCCCGCCCACACCGACGCGGAGGAGTTCGCAGACCTGCTCCGCGACTACGTCGTCCCCGGCGAACAACTCCGCGGCGTGGTCTCCCTGCTCGCCCTGGACGAGACACCGCACCCCGACCACCCGGTGATCACCGCCGGCCTGGCCGGCACCCTCTGCCTGCTGCACGCCGCCCTCGACGTCGAACCGGGCCCGCTGTGGACCCTCACCGCCGGCGCCGTCGGCGCGGACGCGGACGAGGCGCCGGCCAGCCCCGCCCAGGCCGCCGTCTGGGGCCTGGGCCGCGTCGCGGCACTGGAACACCCCCGCCACTGGGGCGGCCTGGTCGACCTGCCCGCCGACGGCCTCGGCCACGACACGCGCCTGGCCGCCCGGCTCGCGGCCACCCTGACCCGCACCGACGACGAGGACCAGGTGGCCGTCCGGGCCACGGCCGCCCTCGGACGCCGGCTGCGCCACGCCGACCCCGTCCCCCCGCGTCCCGGCACGGGATGGACACCGAACGGCACGGTGCTGGTCACCGGCGGCACCGGCGCCATCGGCGGCCACGTCGCCCGCTGGCTGGCGACCGAGGGAGCCGAACACCTCGTCCTGATGAGCCGGCGCGGCCCCGACGCCCCGGGCGCCCGCGAACTCACCGGAGAACTCACCGCCCTCGGCTCCCGCGTCACCCTCGTCGCCTGCGACCTCCAGGACCGCGACGACGTCGGCCGGGCACTCGGCGCGCTGGCCGCCGACGGCACCACCGTCCGGACCGTCATGCACACCGCCGGCCTGGGCGTACTGGCCCCGCTCGCCGACACCGGCGTCGCCGACCTCGCCCACCTGATCGGCGGCAAGGTCGCCGGAGCCCGCCACCTCGACGAACTGCTCGACCCCACCGCACTGGACGCCGTCGTCCACTTCTCCTCCATCTCCGCGATGTGGGGCGTGGGCCAGCACGGGGGCTACGCCGCCGGCAACGCCTACCTCGACGCGCTCGCCCAACAGCGCAGCCGCGAGGGCGCCCCCGTCCTCTCCGTCGCCTGGGGACCCTGGGACGGCGGCGGCATGGTCGACCAGGCCGCCGTGGAACCGATGCTGCGCCGCGGCATCACCCTCCTCCAGCCCGGCCCCGCCATGATCGCGCTGCGCCAGGCCCTCGACGCCCGCGAACCCTCCACCGCGACCGCCGAGGTCGACTGGGAGCGGTTCGCACCCTCCTTCACCGCGCTGCGCCCCAGCCCGCTGCTCGCCGAACTGCCCGAGGTGCAGGCCCTGCGACCCGCCGGGGCCGCGGCCGCTCCCGACACCGCCGAGGACGGGTTCCGCGCCCGGCTCGCCGGACTGTCCCCGGTGGAGCGCGAACGCGCGGCGCTGGAACTGGTCCGCACCCACGCCGCCGTCGCGCTCGGCCACACGCGGGCGGAGGACATCGAACCGGACCGCACCTTCCGCGACCTGGGCGCCGACTCGCTGACCGCTGTGGCGCTGCGCGACGGGCTGGCCACCGCGAGCGGCCTGACACTGCCCGCCACGCTCGTCTTCGACCAGCCGACCCCCGTCGCGCTGGCGGAACACCTGTTGGACCTGCTGATGCCGCGGGACGCCGTCGACGACCTGCCGTCGACGGACGAACTCGACCGGCTCGAGGCGGCGCTCGCCCGCCGTTCCGGCGACGACCTCGACCGGGTCCGGATCGTGATGCGGCTGGAGTCGCTCCTGGCCGCGACCCGGAACGGGACCGGTACGGCCTCCGCTGACAGCGCCGCCCTGGCCGACCGGCTGGGACACGCCACGGACGACGAACTGTTCGATTTGGTCGAGAGGGATCTGGGACTCAAGTGA